TGGGAGCGGGTTCCATTTTAACTTCCTCTATGCCGAACGGAACGGTTTATGCAGGAATTCCGGCAAAATTCATCTGTACTATTGAAGAGTATGGTGACAAAGCATTAAAAAACAATGTCATGTATCCACGAGAGCTTGAATTAGACAGGCCTCAACTGGAAGCTTACGTAAAAAAACACCTCCCTCATACTTATAAACCTATAAAAAAATAAATGTCTGAAAAAAAGAAAATTCTTATTAGAATCGGTTCCCTTCGCCATGGTGGTGCAGAAAAAGTTCTGATCAACTTTCTTAAAAACCTTCCCAAAGACAAATATGAAGTTGATCTTTTGATTAACCTGTATACGGGAATGTACATCAAAGAAGTTCCATCATGGGTAAAATTACATTATTTGTTGAAAGGGGAAATGATTACCACCAACAGACCTCATGAAATTCCAGTAAAAGCATTCAGGGTACTTTATCAGAAAATGTTCCTGATGTTCCCTTCCCTTCTCTATAAATACATACTAAAGAATAAAAAATACGATGTAGAAATAGCGGCGATTCATGGGATGTATAAAGAAGTATTATCCAGTCCGCAAAAGGATTCCAAAAAGATCGTCTGGGTTCAGAATGACATCTTTAATCTAAAAGAATATACTCCGGATGTCATCAAACAGTTTTTCAAATTTGACCGGATTCTGGTCATTTCCAATAAATTGAAGGAGGAAATGCAAAAACTGGCCCGTAATGAGAAAGAAAAACAGGCTGTTGTGAAGATCTTCAATCCCATTGATTCTCAAGACACGCTGCAGAAAGCTGAAGTTAAAATTACTGATTATCCTTTTTCCAAGGATCTTCCAACCTTTGTAACCATAGGCACTGTGTATCCTCAAAAGGGCTACGACAGGCTTTTGGATGTCCATAAAAAATTAATGGATGAAGGATTGAAACATCAGATCATCATTATTGGTGATGGGTTTGATTTTGAAAATATCCAGGCAAAGCTCAATCAATTGGGACTTCAGGAGACCGTAAAAATGTTGGGCTTCAGAAGTAATCCTTATCCTTACCTTAAGCAATCAGACTTTTATATAATGTCATCCCGTCATGAAGGATTTCCTACCATTATTGCAGAAGCTCTTATCCTTAATAAATCTGTTGTTTCTACCGATGTTTCAGGAATAAAAGACC
This Chryseobacterium sp. G0162 DNA region includes the following protein-coding sequences:
- a CDS encoding glycosyltransferase; protein product: MSEKKKILIRIGSLRHGGAEKVLINFLKNLPKDKYEVDLLINLYTGMYIKEVPSWVKLHYLLKGEMITTNRPHEIPVKAFRVLYQKMFLMFPSLLYKYILKNKKYDVEIAAIHGMYKEVLSSPQKDSKKIVWVQNDIFNLKEYTPDVIKQFFKFDRILVISNKLKEEMQKLARNEKEKQAVVKIFNPIDSQDTLQKAEVKITDYPFSKDLPTFVTIGTVYPQKGYDRLLDVHKKLMDEGLKHQIIIIGDGFDFENIQAKLNQLGLQETVKMLGFRSNPYPYLKQSDFYIMSSRHEGFPTIIAEALILNKSVVSTDVSGIKDLLQDGKLGLITPNSEEGIYEGMKQFLTHGELSANYEKEIAHTELPFVLEKSVAHLQEIIDHV